The nucleotide sequence AGCGCCCGCGGCGCGAACCGCGGCGGCGGCGAGCATCGAGCGAAGAATCGAACCGCGCATGTCCATCCTCCGTAGTGGCGTGACGTTCACTCCAGCTCGATGAGCACCGCGCCCTTCTCCACCGCCGTGCCCGGCGTGGCGAGAATCGCGCGCACGCGACCCGCGGCCGGCGCGCGAAGCTCGTTCTCCATCTTCATCGCCTCCATCACCACCAACCCTTGGCCGGCCCGCACTTCGTCGCCCGGATGCGCGTTGACTCGTACGATGAGTCCCGGCATCGGCGCGACCAACGGCGCCGGTCCAGACGGCCCCGCGTTTTTTCCCGAGAGCTCGCGAATCGCGCGGGCGCGTTCGTCGAGCGCCTCGACCTCGAACCGATAGCCGTCCAGCCACAACGTGTATGCACCGCGGGCGGCGGGTCGCACAACTACCCGGTGAACCTCGTCGCCGATCGTGACCATTCGAACGGGGGTCCCGCTGACCGATTCAACGGTTGCCGAGACGCGCTCGCCGTCGACCTGCACGCCATTCTCGTCGAGCGTGACCTCGTGGTCCTCGCCGTTCACCGTGACGTAGTACTTCACGCGGCCTCGGTCTCGGACGCCGGTACGAGCTCGCACACCGTTTCGACGTGCGCGGTCTGCGGGAACATGTCGAACGCCTGCAACGACGCCACGCGAAACCCGGGCAAACGCGCCACATCGCGCGCCAGCGTGGCGGGATCGCAGCTCACGTAAATCACGGCGCGCGGCGCCGGCGAGGCCGCGGCGATCGACGCCGTGACGCGCTCGTGCACCCCGACGCGCGGCGGGTTGAGGAGAATGACGTCCGCCGGAAGCGTCTGCTCGATGACGTCCTCGACGCGCGCCGTGAGCGATCGAGATCCCGCGAACGGAGCGAGCGACTCCGCACATTCGGCGGCGGCGTCGCGGTCGGCTTCCACGGCCGTAACGCGCGCGCCGTCGCTCGCCAACGGAACCGCGGTGGCCCCGGCGCCCGAGTACGCGTCGACCACGCTCGCCGGCCGGTAACGCCTGGCGCGCTCGAGCACGTACGCGTGTAGTTCGGCGCCGACCTCGGTGTTCACCTGGGCGAACGACGCGCTCGCATCTCGAGCCGGGCTCGTTCCGCGCGACGCCACGAGATTGCGCGCGCGGTGCGTCGGTTGCCACCACAGCGTCGTCGCCGACGGAACGGCCTCGAAGAACTCCGCTCGCCGGGGCCACGCGTTGCCGCCTCGCACGACGACGGACACGTCCTCTCCCGCCAATTGCACGGCGCCCCGAAGCTCGTCGGCGTCGGGCAACAAGCGCCCGGCCGCCGCGATGTCCTTCCACACCGCCAGCACGCGCTCGTCGGTGATCGGACAGTCGCGGAGCGCGAAGATCCGATCCGGGTCGTCGTACGGACGCAGCCCCATCGTCCAGGAGTCGGACTGGCCGGCGCGACGCATGGTGAGCGTCAGCTTTCTCCGATATCGCCAGCGGCGCGGGCTTGCCTCGATCGACGGCAGGTCGGCGGAGCGCTTACCGATGCGGGCCAGCGAATCGCGGATGATGCGGCGCTTGGCCTCCAACTGTGCATCGTAGCCGATGTGCTGAAGCTGGCAGCCGCCGCACTTGTCGGCGACGTAGTGCGGGCATTCCGGCGTCACACGGTCCGGAGACGGACGAACGATCGAATCGATCTCTCCGCGGGCGAAGCGGCGTTGCACCTCGACGCGCGCCCGTACTCGGTCGCCCGGAGCCGCGCGCGGCACGAACACCACGACACCATTCGAGCGCCCGACGCCGTCGCCGCCGGCCGCGATGGAGTCGATGTCCAGCTCGGCCAGCGTCATCGCAATCCCTCGAGGCGCCCCACCTGCACCCAATCGTCGCGACGGCCGCCTCCCCCTCCATCGACACGTGCGGTGCCGGCGGCCGGCGTTTGTCGAAGTGCGCGACGGTCGCGGTCGGCGATCAGCGCGCCGACGAGCGCGGCGGCCTTCGCCGTTGCGGGCGGAGCCGGCGCGCGCACGATCGAATCGAGTCGACGCTCGAGCCACTGGATCTCGATCGCCCCTGCCTTGAACTCGGCGTCTTCCATCACGCGCAGGTGAAAGTCGCGCGAGCTCTCGATGCCTTCGATCGTCAGCTCGAGCAGCGCGCGGTGCATGCGCGCCACCGCAGCCTCGCGCGTCGGCGCATGCACGATGAGCTTCGCGAGCATCGGATCGTAGAAGAGTCCGATCTCACTTCCCGTTTCGATCCCGCCGTCCCAGCGGACGCCCGGGCCGCCGGGCACGTGGAGGTAGCTGATCCGCCCGGTCGATGGGAGAAAACCATTGCTCGGATCTTCGCTGGTAATGCGGCACTCGATCGCCCAGCCGCGCGGGACGATCTCTTCTTGTCTATACGGAAGGCGCTCGCCGGCCGCGATTCGAATCTGCCACTGCACGAGGTCGATCCCCGTTACCAACTCGGTGACGGGGTGCTCGACCTGGAGCCGCGTGTTCATCTCGAGGAAGTAGAACCTGCCGTCGCGGTCGAGCAAGAACTCGCAGGTACCCGCGTTGAAGTACCCCGCGGCGCGCGCCGCGCGCACGGCTGTCTCTCCCATTGCGCGGCGGAGCTCCGGAGTCACGGCGACGCTCGGCGATTCCTCGATCATTTTCTGGTGGCGGCGCTGCACGGAGCATTCGCGCTCGTTGAGCGACAGCATCGTACCGTGCTGGTCGCCGAGGACCTGAATCTCCACGTGGCGCGGGCCGACGATGTACTTCTCGACGTAGACCGCGTCGTCGCCGAAGGCGTTCTTCGCTTCGCGCCGCGCCGAGTCGAGCGCGGTTTCCATGTCCGCGGCGGCGCGAACGAGGCGCATGCCTTTGCCGCCTCCGCCGGCCGCCGCCTTGAGCAGCACCGGATACCCGAACTCGTCGGCGATCTTGCGCGCGTCCGCGGCGTCGGCGAGCGGCGTCGTCGTGCCGGGAACGACGGGGACCTGGGCGCCGATCGCCAGCTGACGCGCGGCGGTCTTGCTCCCCATCGCGGCGATGGCTTCCGCCGGCGGCCCGATGAACGTGAGTCCGGCGTCGCGCACCGCGCGTGCGAACCACTCACGTTCGGAGAGGAATCCGTACCCGGGATGAATAGCCTGCGCGCCAGCGCGTTTCGCGGCCTCGATGATCTTCTCTCCGCGAAGGTAGCTCTCGCTCGACGGCGGCGGCCCGATGTTCACAGCCTCGTCCGCTTCCCGAACGTGCGGCGCGCGCGCGTCGGCGTCACTGTACACGGCGACGGAGCCGATTCCCATTTCCCGGCACGCGCGGACGATGCGCAGCGCGATCTCGCCGCGGTTGGCGACGAGGACCTTGGAAAAGCTCACAGCGGAATGTTGCCGTGTTTCTTCGGCGGGTTGCGGTCGCGCTTCGCCCGAAGCGTTTCGAGCGCGCCGATGAGCCGGGGACGCGTGTCGCGCGGATCGATGATGTCGTCCACATAACCGCGCCCGGCGGCGACGTACGGATTCGCGAACTTCTCCGTGTACTCGGCCACCTTCGCGTCGGTCGCCTTGGCCGGATCGGAGCTGTCGTTGATCTCTTTCCGGAAGAGAATCTCGACCGCGCCCTTGGGGCCCATCACGGCGATCTCCGCCGTCGGCCACGCGACGTTGTAGTCGCCGCGAATGTGCTTGGACGACATGACGTCGTATGCGCCGCCGTACGCCTTGCGCGTGATCACCGTGAGCTTGGGCACGGTCGCTTCACAATACGCATAGAGCAGCTTGGCGCCGTGCTTGATGATTCCGCCGTGCTCCTGCGCGGTGCCGGGCAGGAATCCGGGCACGTCCTCGAACGTCACGATGGGGATGTTGAACGCGTCGCAGAAGCGAATGAAACGCGCCGCCTTGAGCGACGCGCTGATGTCCAACACGCCGGCGAGCACGGCCGGCTGGTTGGCGACGATCCCGATGCTGATTCCACCGAGATGGGCGAACCCGCACACGATGTTCTGTGCGTACTCGCGCTGCACTTCGTAGAATCGGCCGTCGTCGACGACGCGGCTGATGACGTGGTGAATGTCGTACGGCTTGTTCGGATGGTCCGGCACGACGTCGAGCAACGCCTCGTCTCGCCGGTCGCGCGGATCGGTGCCTTTGCCGCGCGGCGGGTCGTCGAGGTTGTTCTGCGGAATGAACGCGAACAGCTCGCGGATCGCGGCGAGACACGCCGGCTCCGACTCGTGCACGAAATGCGCGACGCCCGACGTGCCCGCGTGCGTGTCGGCGCCGCCGAGGCGCTCCATCGTCACGTCTTCGTGCGTGACCGTTTTTACGACGTTCGGCCCGGTCACGAACATGTACGACGTGCCGCGCGTCATGTAGATGAAATCCGTGATCGCCGGCGAATAGACCGCGCCGCCGGCGCAGGGACCGAGCACCGCCGAGATTTGTGGAACGACGCCTGACGCGAGCGTGTTGCGCAGAAAGATCTCGGCATAACCGCCCAGCGAGACCACGCCTTCCTGAATGCGCGCGCCGCCGGAGTCGTTCAGCCCGATCACCGGCGCGCCGTTGCGCACGGCGAGATCCATGACCTTGCAGATCTTCTCGGCGAAGGCTTCGGAGAGCGACCCCCCGAAGACCGTGAAATCCTGCGAGAACACGTAGACCAGCCGTCCGTCGATCCGGCCGTATCCCGTGACGACACCGTCGCCGTAGTACTTCTCGTCCTCGAGCCCGAAGTCCGTGGACCGGTGGACGACGAAGCGGTCGAACTCCACGAAGCTCCCCTCATCCAGCAAAAGGTCGAGCCGCTCTCGCGCCGACAGCTTGCCCTTGGCGTGTTGGGCCTGGACGCGGCGCTCGCCGCCTCCCTGCTCCGACTCGGCTGCCCGGCGCTCGAGAAGGTCGAGCTTGTCTCGCATGGTCATAGGCGGAAAAAGCTACGACCGCCCGACGCGGCATTCTAGACTTGCGATGCGTGCGGGGCGCCGCCTTAGCGTGGCGCGCGAACTCGGCGAAGCACGACCGTGAGCGGCAGCGTGTCGGTCAACGTGAGCGACACGGGCATCGATGCCCGCTCGTAGCCGGCACGCTCGACCTGGATCGTCGCGCTCGACCGTGGGACGAACCCGAGGCTCACCGTACCGGTCGCCGTGGTGAGCGCCGATTTTCCGCTCGCGGAATCGCGAACCGCGGCGCCGGCTACCGGTGCCCCTGATTCCGCATCGAACACCCCGAGCACGCGACGGCGGCTGCTCGATCCGCCCAGGCGGACGACGCGTGGCGCGTGCCCGTCGGGGGTCGACGCGTCGCCCAATCCGGGGACGTCGTGGATGAATCGTATCTCACGGACACGCTGCGACTCTTCGTCGTCGAGCATGCGAGACCCGTCGGGGAGACTGTTGGCTCGTCCGGGCCGTCCGCCGCTGCGCGGCAACACGTTGCGCCCGACCGAGAACGTGATCACGGGCACGCCGCTCACCAACTCGTCGAACGTCGTCTCGACGACGACGGAGTCGTACGAGCTGGTGTACCGCGACTTTTTTGACAGCGAGATCGCGGATCGTCGAATGACGTAGGTCGCCGGGTCGAGGTACATCGTGCCATCGATGTCCGGATCGTCGATGTCCTGCGCGGCCTTGAAGTCGACGCGCCTGAACGTCTGGCCGTCCACCGTCGTCTCACCGACGTCGTGGAAGCAGTGGTGCTTCACGAATTCGGCGTCGGCGAAGACCGCGAGTGTCGGAATCATCACGGCGTACCGCACGCCAAGGACGGACACTCCGGAGGCGACGATGATGTCGCCCGGCTTGTAGTGCCATTTCTGATCGCTCGGCACCTGAATCGAATCGGTCTTCGTGATGACCGAAATGGTGTCGGCCCGCGCAACCGAATCTGATTTCTGTCGCGGTTTCGGTTCCTCGACCAGGTGACTGAACCGTCGTTCGACGACGGACGTGAATGGGTAGCGGGCGCTGACCAGCCGGAACTGTTCGGCATTCAGTTGTAGCTGTTGGAACACCTGCGCGAGCGCGTCGCTCGCCGTCGGCGCGCCCGGCGAGCGGCACGCCTCGTCCGTGACCCGCACGGCGGCCAGCGTCACCGGAATTCGCGAAAGCTCGATTCTCACGCGCGTCGTGTCGTTGGCACGAACGACGAGCTGCGTATCGACCGGCGTGAATCCGACGTGGCGGACCCGCAGGCGAATCATTCCGGCCGGCAGGTCGATCTGAAACGCGCCGCTGTCGCTGGTGAGCCGATCCGTCGACAGGCCGGCGACGGAAACGCCGGAAAATGGAAGCGCGACGGCCGCCACCTTGTCGACGACGCTGCCGACGACGTGGCCGGTCTGGGCGACCACCAAACAAGGAATCAGCGACAGCGCCGCTGCACGGACGAGAATCATCGGTCTCGAATGAGTGGCCGATACATGGGCTTGGCGACTGTTCGACGCAAGCGCTCGCGTCACACGAGAGCGTGCTCTACAGGATGTACTGGCGCTTCAATCGTATGTCCTGCGATGGAATCGGGCTTTGCCCGTGCCGAAACACTTTGACGCCGGGACGGCGCTCGGTCGGGACCATCTTGATCGACTCGCGGAAATCCTGATTCACGGCCGAAAGCTCGGCCAGCACCGCCTCGCGAAGTCGCTCGGTCTCGGGCAGGATCGCGTCCGCCTCCAGCTCGAACCAGACGTCGACGCGTTTGTTCGCGTCGTCGTCCTCGTACGGGTGCAACGCGAAATTGGTCACGCGGTCGCCGAGGCTGTCGACGCGCAGTATCACGTGCTGGATGTCCTCGGGCGTGATCTTGCAACCGTAGAACCCAACGGCGTTGTCCTGCCGCCCCCAATGAAAGAGCAGCGGCAAGTCGACCAACGGCGCGGGCAGATCGACACCATGACGCGCCGCCGCGGCCGCGACTTCGCGCATCGGCAGGACGACGCCCCGGTCGCGGATGTTGTAGCGAATCCGCGGCGACACGTTCTCCAGCCGGTTGACGGTGATGAGAAGATTCCGGTCCGCGTCGCTCTCGATGTAGTAGTTGAGCGGATCGTACTGAAACACCATGGGCAACGTTTCCCGCCCGTACAGGTCGTCGCCGAGCGATGCGTTCGACGCGAGCGCGTCGCGCACCGCGATCGTGAAATCCGTCTCGACGGCGATGTTGATCTCGAGGTCCGACGCGCCGAAGCTCGAGATCGTCTTTCGAAACCGCCGGTTGAGCGCGGCGCGGAGCGGCTGTGACATCCCTTCGCCCCCAACGACGGCGCACACGTCGTACTCGGCCCAATCGATGTCCGCCGTGTCGACGAGTCCCTTCAGGAACGGCGGGTACCCCGTGATCACGTACTTGTATTTCGGGCCGAGCAGCTTGAGCGTGCCGATCACCTTCGCCGCATCCGGGCCGATCGACTTGAGCACGCAGAGGTCGACGAGTGACATGGAGACGTTCATGCCCGTCGCCCAGGGGCCGAGCGCAAACGCGTTGAGCAGCACGAACGGCTCGTCGCCGAACGCCGACCGCGTCGCGAACTGAAGGAGACGTCTCGCGGCCGCGCGTTCGCTCGGGCCGCGGATCCAGTTGCTCGCCTGTCCGCTCGATCCCGACGACTCGTCGATGACCGCGCCGTGGAGCGGCAGCCGTCCGCCCTGGCAGAGCTTCTCCAACGACCACCGCTTGATGTAGCCGACCTTGTCCATCGGCGGCACGTCCTCGAAGCGCCTGGCGTCGAATGCCCCGTGCTCGCGCAGGAATTCCTCGTACGCGGGCACGGTCCGGCGCGCGTTGAAGAACGCCGCCGCCGCGCGCGTGCGCGCGACCCAGTGCCGCGTCTTGGTCGAGAACACCGGTGCGAAGAGCGTCCGGTACGCGCCCCACGACGACAACGCGACGTCGCCCAAGCGGCTGAGCGCCCGCCCGGCGAGCGGATCGAAGGTCCTATTCATGCTCGACGATGCTCCGCAGCCGCGGCGCGCGCGGCGGGACGTCGCTGTATCCGAAGCGAAAGACCAGCCAGCAGTCGTCGACGTCGAATTGCCGTGCGATGGCGTCGGCGTACTTCGCGTTCGTGAGCATCGATCCCATGGGCTGCATGTAGATGTCGTGCGCCGCCATCTCGAGCCAGAACGCCATCAGCATGCGTCCGGCGTGGACGAGATCCGGCCACTCGACGAACGGGCCGCAGAGCAGCCCAACGTGGCGCGTGCCGCGCTGCGTGCGAAGGTAGCGTCGCCTCGCGAATTGGCGAAACCCGGGAAGCCGGTACAACCACGGCGTGGCGAAGGCGGAGCGAAGCTCCCATGCCGGCTGATTCATCGGCCGTTCCCAGAGCCCATCGCCGTCGGGCGGCGTGTCGCCGTATCGGTACCACCCGCGGATCTCTTCGCGCTCGTCGCCGAGCTGCAAGTTGTCGATCACCGCGTCGGTGTTGAGACGCAGGACGCGCCGGACGAGCGCCGCGTCGTCGAACGAGAGAAAACGGTGGCCGTACACGCCCGCCACGTGCGCCATCGCGCTCGTGCTCGCTCCCAGCACGGGCCGGTCGTGATAGGGCAACCGAGACGTTCGCCGGGTCTCGAGTAGGGCGCGGAGACCGTCCCGCGGCTCGATGCGCATGGTCCAGCGTGTCTCGGCGGGATCCACGGGACCGGGCTCGCTGAGCGTTGCTCGTCCGAGAAGCACGCGCCGGGACGCGGTGTGGAGGTTCGCGATGTCGACGAGCGGCGCGACGTCGATCGCGATGTCCCGCCCGACGTATCGGGCGGCGTGCTCCAACGCCGTCGCGAAAATCCCGAACGCGGCGGCCATGTAGAGGTTGCCATGGTCCTCGCGCGGCAGCAGGCGCTCTCGGACCACGACGAGATCCGCGTTTCGCGGACCGCGCGGCACGATGCGAAACGGCTGCGTGTTGTGCGGCGTGGGTGCAAGCCGCGCGACGTCCCCGATGCGATCCCAGACCCGGTCGTACAACTGACCTCCTCGAGCGGTCACTCAAAACCCCTCGGCGAAGAAGCCGAGGGCGCTTTGAAGTCAAACGCAAGACACCGCTCTGGTCTACCGTCGACGATCGCGGCATCGACGTGAGATGACGTTGGCGCGGAGCGTCGGACGTCGGCACATTCCCCGTCATGACCGATCTAATCAGACGCGCGCTCGCGCTGGCGGCCGCGCTCGCCGTTCCGACGGCCCGCACGGCGCCGCAATCCGCGGCAGCCCTTCCGAGCGCGATGCGCGCGCGCATCGACTCCATTGCCACGCAGGAGATGGCCGCGCGCGGCGCGCCGAGCGTCTCGCTCGCCGTCGTGAAGGACGGCGCCATCGCCTACACCAACGCCTATGGTTTGGCCCGACTCGCGCCACCGATGCGCGCGGTGCCATCGATGCGCTACAGCATCGGTTCGGTGAGCAAGCAGTTCACCGCGACCGCGATCCTGATGCTCGCCGAGCAAGGCAAGCTGTCGCTCGACGACAAGGTGTCGCGCTTCGTCCCCGGGCTCACGCGGGCCGACGAAGTGACGATCCGCCAGATCCTGTCGATGACGTCCGGCTACCAGGACTACTGGCCGCAGGACTACGTGATGCCGCCGATGCTGAAGCCGATCACCGCGCAGGCGATCATCGACCAATGGGCGAAGAAGCCGCTCGACTTCGAGCCCGGCACGAAATGGCAGTACAGCAACACGAACTTCGTCATCGCGGGCCTCATCGTCGAGAAAGCGAGCGGAATTCCGCTCGTCGATTTTCTCAAGCAACGAATTTTCACGCCGCTCGACATGAAATCCGTCATGATCATCGACCAGGGTCCGCTCGGTCCCGGCGATCCCGAGCGATACGAGCGGTTCGGGCTCGGGCCGCCGCGCATCGCGCCGAAGGAGGGGGCGGGATGGCTCTACGCGGCCGGCGAGCTCGCGATGAAGTCGAGCGATCTCGCGACGTGGGACATTTCCGTCATCAAGCAATCGCTCATGACTCCGCCGTCGTACCACACCCAGCAGACGACGATCCTGCTCGCCGACGGGCGCTCCACCGGCTATGGACTCGGCGTCGACGTGGGATCGTTCCAAGGACATCGATTGATCTCGCACGGCGGCGAGGTCTCCGGCTTCTCCACGCGGAACATGATCTTCCCGGACGACCGCGTGGCGATCGTCGTGTTCGCGAACCTCTTCGCGACCGACGTGCAGGCCGTGATCGCGAATCGAATCGCCGATCTGCTGTTCTCGGCGACCGATCAGGCGACGGAGAAGTCCGTTGCGCAGGCAAAGGCGATCTTCCTCGGCTTGCAGAAGGGGCACCTCGATCGATCGCTCTTCACGTCAAACGCCAACGCCTGGTTCAGCGACGTGGCGATTCGGGATTTCCAATCGAGCCTGGCGCCCTGCGGCACGGTCACCGACGTGCGGCAGACAGCGACGTCGCTGCGCGGCGGAATGACCTATCGCGACTACGCCGTGCGCTGCGGCCCGAAGACCTACTCCGTGTCGACGTTCGTCATGCCCGACGGGAAGTTGGAGCAGTACATCGTGACGCCCGAGTAGCGCGAGTTCATTCGGCCCGAAGGGCGACGGCCGGATCCACCCGCGCCGCGCGTGCGGCCGGCATCCAACAGGCCGCGAGGCCGATGCCGGCCAGCGCGACGGCGACCGTCGCCAACGTAAATGGATCATTGGGTGCGACGCCGAAGAGCAACCCTCGGAGCATGCGAGCCGCGGCGAGCGCTCCCACGAAACCGAACGCGACGCCCGCCGCGAGGAGAACGCCGCCCTCGCGCAGTACCATGCGACGCACGCGTCCGGCGTCGGCGCCGACGCTCATGCGAATGCCGATCTCGTGAATTCGGGACGACACGGAAAATGCGAGCACCGCGCCAATGCCGACCATGGCGATCACGAGAGCCAACCCGGCGAAGGACATCAAGAAGATCGCATTCAGCCTGCGCGGCGCGACCGATTTGTCACGGATCGCCTCGAGCGTGCGAACCCGCTCGATCAACTGTTGCGGCGACACCTCGCGAATGGCACGCATCACCGCGGGCACGAGCGCCGCGGGGTCGGCCTGCGAGCGAATCACCAGAACTCCCGAGAACACCATCCCTTGATTCAGCGGCAGGAACACGGTTGGCGTCGGCGGAGCATCGACACCGTCGTCGTGCGTGTCGGCCGCGATGCCGACGATGGTCGACGCTTCGCTGCCCGACGCCAAGTTCGCCTTCATCCAACCCGTCCACGCGATGCGCCGGCCGACCGGATTGGTGTTGCCGAACAGTCGCTTTGCGAATGATTGCGTCACGATAACGACCGGTGCGCCGCCCGCGAGGTCGGTTGCCGTGAACGCGCGCCCGGATACGATGCGCATGCCCGCGGCCTCGAAGTAACGCGCGTCCACACTCTTGCTGATGGCGCGCGGGATCGCTTCGCCTTGCGCGAGCGGACGGTCGTCGGGCAGGATCTCCTGCGCCATCCTGTCGCTCGAGAGCGGCACGCCGTCTCCCATCGCGACCAGGGAGACTCCCGGGAGCGCGGCGACGCGATCGCGATCTCGCGCGAGGAGCGTCTGGTTCTCCAGTTGCTGCTGCTGCGGTGTTCCGCTCGACGAATGAAACGGGAGCTCGAGCGTCAGCACGTGGTCGACGCGCACTCCGGCATCGACGGCGTCGAGCTTCACGAGCGTTCGCACGAGCAACCCGGCCCCCGTCAGCAAGATCATACAGGCGCCGACCTGCGCGACGACGAGCAGCCGTTGGAAGCGCTGCCGGCCCCGTCCGAGCGTTGCGCGCGAGCCGACGCTCGTGGGAGCAGCCTCAGCTCCCCCAGGGAGCCGTGACACGTAGGCAATGCCGATCGCGGCGATCACGCTGGTGGCCAAGCACACGCCGAGGACGACACCGTCGACGTGAATCTCGTCCGCGCGCGGCGTCAGCTGCGCGACGAACGAGACGAGCATCTTCATCCCGGCCATCGCCATGCCAATGCCCAACGCGCCGCCGGCGACGGTCAGCGCGAGATTCTCGGCGAGCAAGAGCCGCCGGAGCCGCCAGCGCCCTGCTCCGAGCGCGGCACGCACGACCAGGTCGCGCTCGCGACCGACCGCGCGCATGAGCGTGAGATTGGTGACGTTGGCACAGGCGATCAGCAGCACGAATGCGGCGGCCGCCATGAGCAGCCACACCGTGAGCTTCGCGCGTGCGTTGATCGCGTCGCGAAGAGGCGTCACAGCCACGGTGTATCGCGCGGCCTTCTCGTACTGGTCCGGGTGGTCGCGGAACATGTTCGACGCGACCGTCGCGGTCTCGAGACGCGCTTGCTCCACGGTGGCGCCAGGGGCGAGGCGCGCGAACACCTCGGTCATGCGGTGCGTTCGGCTCGTCACCATCGCGGCGCCCAGGTGGTGCGGGCTCGTGACGAGGTTCCCGTACACGTCAGTCGGTTGCGGGAACGGCGTCACCGGCTCCACGACCCCGACGATCGTCGCAAGAATGGAGTTGATGTTGATGCGCTTCCCGATGACCGCCGGGTCGCCGCCGAACCGCTTCACCCAGAACTGGTTGGACAGCACCACGACCGGCGCGGCGTCCTTGTCGTCGTCGCGCGGCGCGAACACTCGGCCGGCGACGGCCTCGAGACCCATGACGTCGAAGTAGTTGCCGCTCACGACGCCCGTCGAGATGCGCTCCGGGAAGCCGTCGTCGCCGACCATCGTGAACGACATGGCCGAGTATTCGGCCACGCGCGCGAAGGCCTTCACGCCGGCGCGGAAGTCGGCGATCTCGGGTACGGAGAACGTCTCGTTTTGTTGGCCGACGCCCGACGCCGATTGGCGGAGATAGACGAGCTGCCGATCGTCGCGATTCGATAGCGACCGGAGCAACGTCCCGCGCAGCACGGTGAACATCGCCGTGTTGGCGCCGATGCCGAGGCCAAGCGTCACGATCACCGCGGCCGTGAATCCCGGAGCGCGGCGCAAGCCGCGCAGCGCGAACACGAGGTCGCGCGCGAACTCCTCGAACGCACGTGTGCCGCGTGCATCGCGCACGCGCTCCTTCTGATACGCGATTCCACCGAAACGCCGCAGCGCCGCCGCGCGGGCTTCGATGGAAGACATGCCTCGCCGGATGTTCTCCTGCGTCTCGCATTCGATGTGATCGCGCATCTCGTCG is from Gemmatimonadaceae bacterium and encodes:
- a CDS encoding ABC transporter permease, with product MGQMNPERWLRIIPLRLRSLLRRDDVERDLDDEMRDHIECETQENIRRGMSSIEARAAALRRFGGIAYQKERVRDARGTRAFEEFARDLVFALRGLRRAPGFTAAVIVTLGLGIGANTAMFTVLRGTLLRSLSNRDDRQLVYLRQSASGVGQQNETFSVPEIADFRAGVKAFARVAEYSAMSFTMVGDDGFPERISTGVVSGNYFDVMGLEAVAGRVFAPRDDDKDAAPVVVLSNQFWVKRFGGDPAVIGKRININSILATIVGVVEPVTPFPQPTDVYGNLVTSPHHLGAAMVTSRTHRMTEVFARLAPGATVEQARLETATVASNMFRDHPDQYEKAARYTVAVTPLRDAINARAKLTVWLLMAAAAFVLLIACANVTNLTLMRAVGRERDLVVRAALGAGRWRLRRLLLAENLALTVAGGALGIGMAMAGMKMLVSFVAQLTPRADEIHVDGVVLGVCLATSVIAAIGIAYVSRLPGGAEAAPTSVGSRATLGRGRQRFQRLLVVAQVGACMILLTGAGLLVRTLVKLDAVDAGVRVDHVLTLELPFHSSSGTPQQQQLENQTLLARDRDRVAALPGVSLVAMGDGVPLSSDRMAQEILPDDRPLAQGEAIPRAISKSVDARYFEAAGMRIVSGRAFTATDLAGGAPVVIVTQSFAKRLFGNTNPVGRRIAWTGWMKANLASGSEASTIVGIAADTHDDGVDAPPTPTVFLPLNQGMVFSGVLVIRSQADPAALVPAVMRAIREVSPQQLIERVRTLEAIRDKSVAPRRLNAIFLMSFAGLALVIAMVGIGAVLAFSVSSRIHEIGIRMSVGADAGRVRRMVLREGGVLLAAGVAFGFVGALAAARMLRGLLFGVAPNDPFTLATVAVALAGIGLAACWMPAARAARVDPAVALRAE